Proteins found in one Cetobacterium somerae genomic segment:
- the asrC gene encoding sulfite reductase subunit C — protein MALELSRKSFTKNAYRITKDRKKTALRVRVPGGEITAELLLKVSEIASKYGNGKVHITTRQGFEIKGIDITKIDEVNKEIQVLIDGFDINQPNGEGNGYPAAGTRNITACIGNSVCPKAQYNTTNFAKKIEKEVFPNDFHFKIALTGCPNDCIKARMHDFGIIGMTMPLYEKERCVSCGACVKKCKGLSTGALRAENYTVIREHSKCIGCGECVLNCPTSSWVRDEKKYYRLAIMGRTGKKNPRLAEDWILWADEESIIKIIKNTYRYVDTYINRALPKEHIGYIVDRTGFNEFKKFALEGVNLEEVAIERNMVNWNGIIYSGAENDIGK, from the coding sequence ATGGCTTTAGAGTTAAGTAGAAAAAGTTTTACAAAAAATGCGTATAGAATAACAAAAGATAGAAAAAAAACAGCTTTAAGAGTTAGAGTTCCTGGTGGAGAGATAACGGCAGAACTACTTTTAAAAGTTTCTGAAATAGCTTCAAAATATGGAAACGGAAAAGTTCATATAACAACTCGTCAAGGATTTGAAATTAAAGGTATTGATATTACAAAAATTGATGAAGTAAATAAAGAGATTCAAGTTTTAATTGATGGTTTTGATATTAATCAACCAAATGGAGAGGGAAATGGATATCCAGCAGCTGGAACAAGAAATATAACAGCTTGTATTGGAAATAGTGTTTGTCCTAAAGCTCAATATAATACGACAAACTTTGCTAAAAAAATAGAAAAAGAAGTTTTCCCTAATGACTTCCATTTTAAAATTGCTTTAACAGGATGTCCCAATGATTGTATCAAAGCAAGAATGCATGACTTTGGTATTATTGGAATGACTATGCCTTTATACGAAAAAGAGAGATGTGTTTCATGCGGAGCATGTGTAAAAAAATGTAAAGGATTATCGACAGGTGCTTTAAGAGCAGAAAACTATACAGTTATAAGAGAACATAGTAAATGTATAGGGTGTGGAGAGTGTGTTTTAAACTGTCCAACATCATCTTGGGTTAGAGATGAGAAAAAGTATTATAGACTTGCCATTATGGGTAGAACAGGAAAGAAAAATCCAAGACTTGCTGAAGATTGGATTTTATGGGCTGATGAAGAGAGCATAATAAAAATTATTAAAAATACATATAGATATGTAGATACATATATTAACAGAGCACTTCCAAAAGAACACATCGGATATATTGTTGATAGAACAGGATTCAATGAGTTTAAAAAGTTTGCATTAGAAGGTGTTAACTTAGAAGAGGTAGCAATTGAAAGAAATATGGTTAACTGGAACGGAATTATCTACTCTGGTGCTGAAAATGATATTGGTAAATAA
- the deoC gene encoding deoxyribose-phosphate aldolase: protein MNLSKYIDHTVLKATTEPKDIIKLCAEAKEHKFFSVCVNGCYVELAAKELAGTDVKVCAVIGFPLGAMSTKSKVFEAKTCIEDGASEIDMVINIGMLKAGETEYVKNEIAAIKEAIGTNVLKVIIENCYLTDNEKKIATQLCLDAKADFVKTSTGFGTGGATFEDIMLMKEIVGDKAELKAAGGVRDLATAEKYISLGVTRLGTSSGVELVTTGTADPNKY, encoded by the coding sequence ATGAATTTAAGTAAATATATTGATCACACAGTATTAAAAGCTACAACAGAACCAAAGGATATTATAAAATTATGTGCAGAAGCTAAAGAGCATAAATTCTTTTCAGTTTGTGTAAATGGATGTTATGTTGAATTAGCAGCAAAAGAACTTGCAGGAACAGATGTTAAAGTTTGTGCTGTAATTGGGTTCCCTTTAGGAGCTATGTCAACAAAGTCAAAAGTTTTTGAAGCAAAAACTTGTATAGAAGATGGAGCATCTGAAATTGATATGGTTATCAATATTGGAATGTTAAAAGCTGGTGAGACAGAGTATGTTAAAAATGAAATAGCTGCTATTAAGGAAGCTATTGGAACAAATGTATTAAAGGTAATAATAGAGAATTGTTATTTAACTGATAATGAGAAAAAAATAGCGACTCAGTTATGTTTAGATGCAAAGGCTGACTTTGTAAAAACATCAACAGGTTTTGGAACAGGTGGAGCTACTTTTGAAGATATAATGTTGATGAAAGAGATTGTTGGAGATAAAGCTGAATTAAAAGCTGCTGGAGGAGTAAGAGATTTAGCAACTGCAGAGAAGTATATATCTTTAGGTGTAACAAGATTAGGAACAAGTTCAGGTGTTGAATTAGTGACAACTGGAACTGCTGATCCAAATAAATACTAA
- a CDS encoding metallophosphoesterase: protein MIWILQRLLLLILPILGVAYIFYKIYGSLWYFLFIPIFTFLPFVLFYFYRNKRSVSLEIFLGHYLFYLNYIIFGALILLSIALVFKMFSIDILKEVSYRKTSFHVFMIFSLGILSILGYKNFKNIAVENYETPKEIIKNEKNLKFAFISDVHLNGKFDGSKLKTAFEKMKNEDVELVLIGGDFLDNSYKSVTDDIKSIIDETNFKHGIYLVLGNHEYYGGIDGNIEYIKNLGINILRDEIVEIEGITIVGRDDRYNKKRKSLDELLKNIDKKSSVIVIDHNPQSLKELGNEKVDLYLSGHTHKGQLFPFNLVVDYMYENSGGYRKIGETHTYVSSGLGTWMIPYRIGSSSQIMIFK from the coding sequence ATGATTTGGATTTTACAAAGATTGCTATTATTAATACTTCCTATATTAGGAGTAGCGTATATTTTTTATAAAATATATGGAAGCTTATGGTATTTTCTTTTTATACCAATTTTTACTTTTTTACCTTTTGTTCTTTTTTATTTTTATCGAAATAAAAGGAGTGTATCTTTAGAAATTTTTTTAGGACATTATCTATTTTATCTTAACTATATAATATTTGGAGCTTTAATTCTTTTATCAATTGCCCTTGTTTTTAAGATGTTTTCAATTGATATATTAAAAGAGGTTAGTTACAGAAAGACGAGTTTTCATGTTTTTATGATTTTTAGTTTAGGTATTCTGTCAATTTTAGGATATAAAAACTTTAAAAATATTGCTGTAGAAAATTATGAAACACCAAAAGAGATAATTAAAAATGAAAAAAACTTAAAATTTGCTTTTATAAGTGATGTTCATTTAAATGGGAAATTTGATGGGAGTAAATTAAAAACAGCTTTTGAAAAAATGAAAAATGAGGATGTTGAATTAGTTCTTATAGGTGGAGATTTTTTAGATAATTCATATAAGAGTGTAACAGATGATATTAAAAGTATAATTGATGAAACGAACTTTAAACATGGAATTTATTTAGTTTTAGGAAATCATGAATACTATGGTGGAATAGATGGAAATATTGAATATATAAAAAATCTTGGAATAAATATTTTAAGAGATGAAATAGTAGAGATTGAAGGAATAACAATTGTAGGAAGAGATGATAGATATAATAAAAAGAGAAAATCGTTAGATGAACTTTTAAAAAATATCGATAAAAAAAGTTCTGTTATAGTTATTGATCATAATCCTCAATCTTTAAAAGAGTTAGGAAATGAAAAAGTAGATTTATATTTGTCAGGTCATACACATAAAGGGCAACTATTTCCTTTTAATTTAGTAGTAGATTATATGTATGAAAACTCTGGTGGGTACAGAAAAATAGGAGAGACACATACATATGTAAGTTCAGGATTGGGAACTTGGATGATTCCATATAGAATTGGAAGTAGTAGTCAGATAATGATTTTTAAATAA
- a CDS encoding formate/nitrite transporter family protein, whose protein sequence is MFFEAVEKVANAGVSKSNFLKNSFGKYFVLSTFAGFFVGLGILLIFSIGGLAAPVIGPLGARTLMGACFGVALSLVIMCGSELFTGNNFVMTISTLSKKTTWADTIKLWVVCYFGNLAGSILCGYLFSLTNLTVHFVPGAESVGKFMGTIATLKATAPFWDLFYRGILCNILVCLAVWCSIKMTSESGKLIMIWWCLFAFITVGLEHSIANMTLFSALMFKEPQFFMGMIVNLIPVTLGNMLGGVGLGAAYYYVSKKD, encoded by the coding sequence ATGTTTTTTGAGGCAGTTGAAAAAGTTGCAAATGCAGGGGTTAGCAAATCTAATTTTTTAAAAAATAGTTTTGGAAAATACTTTGTCTTATCAACTTTTGCTGGATTTTTTGTTGGATTAGGAATTTTATTAATTTTCTCTATTGGTGGATTAGCAGCACCAGTTATTGGACCTTTAGGTGCTAGAACACTTATGGGAGCTTGCTTTGGAGTAGCACTGAGTTTAGTTATTATGTGTGGTAGTGAACTTTTTACTGGAAATAACTTTGTTATGACAATATCTACACTATCTAAAAAAACAACTTGGGCTGATACTATTAAACTTTGGGTTGTATGTTATTTTGGAAACTTAGCTGGATCTATTTTATGTGGATATTTATTCTCTCTAACAAATTTAACTGTTCACTTTGTTCCTGGAGCTGAAAGTGTTGGTAAATTTATGGGAACTATAGCCACACTAAAGGCTACAGCACCTTTCTGGGATCTATTTTATAGAGGAATACTTTGTAATATACTTGTTTGTTTAGCTGTTTGGTGTTCTATAAAAATGACATCTGAATCAGGTAAATTGATTATGATTTGGTGGTGTCTATTTGCTTTCATAACTGTTGGTTTAGAACACAGTATTGCAAACATGACTCTTTTCTCAGCATTAATGTTTAAAGAACCACAATTCTTTATGGGAATGATTGTTAACTTAATTCCAGTAACTTTAGGAAATATGCTTGGAGGAGTTGGATTAGGAGCAGCATACTATTACGTATCTAAAAAAGATTAA
- the asrB gene encoding anaerobic sulfite reductase subunit AsrB, with protein MSNIYMPERGEILSIVQESPIEWLFKVKTTIKPAPGQFIQLSIPMVGEAPISVANYNHDEEWIEFLIRKVGKVTDAIFNLQPGDSIFLRGAYGNCFPMETYSGKRVIVVAGGSGTAPVRPLIKHFIDDENTNIELIFGFKDQESILFKKEIDEWRKKAPMILTVDKGCGIDGECVGLVTEYIPHLKMYENFDNLEVVIVGPPMMMKYSALEFLKLGIPEDKIWVSFERNMSCAVGKCGHCKIDETYVCLEGPIFNYVKAKTLLD; from the coding sequence ATGAGTAATATATATATGCCTGAAAGAGGAGAAATTTTATCAATAGTTCAAGAGAGTCCAATTGAGTGGTTATTTAAAGTTAAAACAACTATAAAACCAGCTCCAGGACAATTTATACAACTATCTATTCCTATGGTAGGAGAAGCACCGATATCTGTTGCTAATTATAATCACGATGAGGAATGGATTGAGTTTCTAATAAGAAAAGTTGGAAAAGTTACTGATGCAATATTCAATCTTCAACCAGGAGATTCAATATTTTTAAGAGGAGCTTATGGAAATTGTTTCCCTATGGAGACATACTCTGGAAAAAGAGTTATTGTAGTTGCTGGTGGAAGTGGAACTGCTCCCGTAAGACCATTAATAAAGCATTTTATAGATGATGAGAATACAAATATTGAGCTAATTTTTGGATTTAAAGATCAAGAATCTATTCTATTTAAAAAAGAGATAGATGAGTGGAGAAAAAAAGCTCCAATGATTTTAACTGTAGATAAAGGTTGTGGAATTGATGGAGAATGTGTAGGACTTGTAACTGAGTATATTCCTCATCTAAAAATGTATGAAAATTTTGATAATTTAGAAGTTGTTATAGTAGGGCCTCCTATGATGATGAAATACTCTGCATTAGAGTTTTTAAAGTTAGGAATTCCAGAGGACAAAATTTGGGTTTCTTTTGAAAGAAATATGTCTTGTGCTGTAGGAAAGTGTGGACATTGTAAAATTGATGAAACATATGTTTGTTTAGAAGGACCTATATTTAATTATGTAAAAGCTAAAACGCTTTTAGATTAG
- the asrA gene encoding anaerobic sulfite reductase subunit AsrA: MKKLLTNDEFNTALLNLSKEYDIYAPVTLPFKGTFSDTDLVKYEKITKLEEINLKDKSYYSAKEILLPIRQTIFYFNENEFKKPEGRTKKALVLLRSCDLHAIERVDNIYLNNKFADEYYADAKKMVKFAVIGCPGKGWESCFCASMGTNTTENYNLGLTFKDGAVYTHIKDEELNEFFNDGKDEEFQMEFVTENVEKVTVPENIELEDIINDEMWRDYDRCIKCGRCNFVCPTCTCFTTQDIFNRDNSKTGERRRVWASCHVDGFSTMAGGHEFRQKSGDRMRFKVMHKISDYKKRFGTHMCIGCGRCDDACPEYISYINCINKLSKKLGDNNE; the protein is encoded by the coding sequence ATGAAAAAATTATTAACAAATGATGAATTTAATACAGCATTATTAAATTTATCAAAAGAGTATGATATCTATGCTCCAGTTACACTTCCTTTTAAAGGAACGTTCTCTGATACTGATTTAGTTAAATATGAGAAGATAACTAAATTAGAAGAGATCAATCTAAAAGATAAAAGTTACTATTCAGCTAAAGAGATTCTACTACCTATAAGACAAACAATATTTTACTTTAATGAAAATGAGTTTAAAAAGCCAGAAGGAAGAACAAAAAAAGCTTTAGTTTTATTAAGAAGTTGCGATCTTCATGCTATTGAAAGAGTAGATAATATATATTTAAATAACAAATTTGCAGATGAGTATTATGCAGATGCAAAAAAAATGGTTAAATTTGCAGTTATTGGCTGCCCAGGAAAAGGATGGGAGAGCTGTTTCTGCGCTTCAATGGGAACAAATACAACAGAGAATTATAACTTAGGTCTTACATTTAAAGATGGTGCAGTTTATACTCATATAAAAGATGAAGAGTTAAACGAGTTCTTTAATGACGGAAAAGATGAAGAGTTTCAAATGGAGTTTGTAACAGAAAATGTTGAAAAAGTTACAGTTCCTGAAAATATAGAGTTAGAAGATATTATAAATGATGAGATGTGGAGAGATTACGATAGATGTATTAAGTGTGGAAGATGTAATTTTGTTTGTCCTACTTGCACTTGTTTTACAACTCAGGATATTTTTAATAGAGATAACTCTAAAACTGGAGAGAGAAGAAGAGTTTGGGCTTCTTGCCACGTAGATGGGTTTTCAACTATGGCTGGTGGACATGAGTTTAGACAAAAATCTGGAGACAGAATGAGATTTAAAGTTATGCATAAAATATCTGATTATAAAAAAAGATTTGGAACACATATGTGTATTGGATGTGGAAGATGTGACGATGCTTGTCCAGAGTATATCTCTTATATAAACTGTATAAATAAACTATCTAAAAAGTTAGGTGATAATAATGAGTAA
- a CDS encoding Crp/Fnr family transcriptional regulator: MNQDYLSSSLTKECLDNLLRVSQCQEFKQGETLFLEHSFCENIYFIISGNVTVYKDNSDGKRKIIYLLGKDSFLNDTMVYDESQKTSVSCDAFTDVKVMIIPIKELKRLILKYPDLAILMIKSLSKKTKRLYRQLKNTTTISMDKRIAAKLWKLAKDFGYEHKEFHGFTVKVNNTYLADMLGTNRETVSRGIKKLKELGLVKVENGQIFILKKEIRDFYRR; the protein is encoded by the coding sequence ATGAATCAAGATTACTTAAGTAGTTCATTAACAAAGGAGTGCTTAGATAATTTATTAAGAGTTTCTCAATGCCAAGAGTTTAAGCAGGGAGAAACTCTTTTTTTAGAGCACTCATTTTGTGAAAATATATATTTCATTATTAGTGGAAATGTTACAGTATATAAAGATAATTCAGATGGAAAAAGAAAAATAATCTATTTGCTGGGAAAAGATTCATTTTTAAATGATACTATGGTATATGATGAATCACAAAAGACAAGTGTTAGTTGTGATGCTTTTACTGATGTTAAAGTGATGATTATTCCAATAAAAGAGCTTAAAAGATTAATTTTAAAGTATCCAGATTTAGCTATCTTAATGATAAAATCTCTTTCAAAAAAAACAAAACGATTATATAGACAATTAAAAAATACAACAACTATCTCTATGGATAAAAGAATTGCTGCAAAATTATGGAAGTTAGCAAAAGATTTTGGATATGAACACAAGGAATTTCATGGTTTTACAGTAAAAGTAAATAACACCTATTTGGCAGATATGTTAGGAACTAATAGGGAAACAGTTTCAAGAGGTATAAAAAAACTTAAAGAGTTAGGCCTTGTAAAAGTTGAAAATGGACAAATTTTTATTTTAAAAAAAGAAATCAGAGATTTTTATAGACGTTAA
- a CDS encoding thymidine phosphorylase: protein MRAVDIIQKKRDNIELTSEEMSFLLGEYLQNKVPDYQMSSFLMAVYFNGMTKDELKVFTELMMNSGEVIKFDGIEKFLIDKHSTGGVGDKTTIALAGLFAAFNIGTAKLSGRGLGHTGGTIDKFEAIPGFVFPETRDELVKMVNKVGTGIMGYSDTIVPLDKKLYSLRDVTATVSSIPLIASSIMSKKLAVYADGIILDVKVGSGAFMKNLKTAEELAKTMIDIGDSFDRKVVTLLTDMDQPLGYAVGNANEIIEAIETLKGRGPKDFTELVETIVATALQIKGDVNSLEEGKEKVAEVIKNGAAIQHLKDFIEAAGGNPKLVDDYTLLPKFKSEYEFKSKKSGWISKIEAEEIGKAAMVLGAGRATKDDIIDHSVGVLLTKKVGDYVEAGEVLAFVQHNDKNLESSIRFLEGAYTIVDEKVEKNKVILEILSNIGL, encoded by the coding sequence ATGAGAGCGGTAGATATTATTCAAAAAAAGAGAGACAATATTGAGTTAACATCTGAAGAGATGAGCTTCTTATTAGGAGAGTATTTACAAAATAAAGTTCCTGATTATCAAATGTCTTCGTTTCTAATGGCAGTTTATTTTAATGGAATGACAAAAGATGAATTAAAAGTATTTACAGAACTTATGATGAATAGTGGGGAAGTTATAAAGTTTGATGGAATAGAAAAGTTTTTAATTGATAAACATTCAACAGGAGGAGTAGGAGATAAAACTACTATCGCTTTAGCGGGATTATTTGCAGCTTTTAATATAGGAACTGCAAAGCTTTCTGGAAGAGGTCTTGGACATACTGGAGGAACAATAGATAAATTTGAAGCTATTCCTGGTTTTGTTTTTCCAGAAACAAGAGATGAATTGGTAAAAATGGTAAATAAAGTTGGAACAGGTATTATGGGTTATTCAGATACAATAGTTCCTTTAGATAAAAAATTATATTCTCTTAGAGATGTAACTGCAACAGTATCAAGTATACCTTTAATAGCAAGTTCTATTATGAGTAAAAAGTTAGCAGTTTATGCTGATGGAATCATTTTAGATGTTAAAGTTGGTTCTGGTGCATTTATGAAAAACTTAAAAACAGCCGAAGAGTTAGCAAAAACTATGATTGATATTGGAGATTCTTTTGATAGAAAAGTGGTAACTTTACTAACAGATATGGATCAACCACTTGGATATGCTGTTGGAAATGCCAATGAAATAATAGAAGCGATTGAAACTTTAAAAGGAAGAGGTCCAAAGGATTTTACTGAGCTTGTAGAAACAATAGTTGCAACTGCTCTTCAAATTAAAGGGGATGTAAATTCTTTGGAAGAGGGTAAAGAAAAAGTAGCAGAAGTTATAAAAAATGGAGCTGCAATTCAACACTTAAAAGATTTCATAGAAGCAGCGGGAGGAAATCCAAAATTAGTTGATGATTATACATTACTTCCAAAGTTTAAATCAGAATATGAATTTAAATCTAAAAAATCAGGATGGATTTCTAAGATTGAAGCAGAAGAGATTGGAAAGGCTGCAATGGTTTTAGGAGCTGGAAGAGCAACTAAAGATGATATAATTGATCATTCTGTTGGAGTTCTATTAACTAAAAAAGTTGGAGACTATGTTGAAGCAGGAGAAGTTTTAGCTTTTGTTCAACACAATGATAAAAATTTAGAGTCATCTATTAGATTTTTAGAAGGTGCTTATACAATAGTGGATGAAAAAGTGGAAAAAAATAAAGTAATTCTAGAAATTTTATCTAATATTGGGTTATAA
- a CDS encoding YehS family protein, translating into MTNNDVLRRVRYALRINDKAMMEVFKLGGMNISLEELTALLSKPEDENFKTCNNKTLDVFLSGLITYKRGPQKNAPEKTEEVPNNKNINNYILRKLKIALAFRSEDMIDAFKTGGINMSESELSAIFRRPDHKNYREAGDKYVRVFIKGITELFRGEK; encoded by the coding sequence ATGACAAATAATGACGTTCTAAGAAGAGTTAGATATGCTTTAAGAATAAATGATAAAGCTATGATGGAAGTTTTCAAATTAGGAGGAATGAATATCTCTTTAGAAGAGTTAACAGCTCTTTTAAGTAAGCCAGAAGATGAAAACTTTAAAACTTGTAACAATAAAACTTTAGATGTATTTTTAAGTGGACTTATAACTTATAAAAGAGGACCGCAAAAAAATGCTCCAGAAAAAACTGAGGAAGTACCAAATAATAAAAATATAAATAACTACATCCTAAGAAAATTAAAGATTGCTTTAGCTTTTAGAAGTGAGGATATGATAGATGCATTTAAGACTGGTGGAATTAACATGTCTGAATCAGAATTAAGTGCAATTTTCAGAAGACCAGATCATAAAAATTACAGAGAAGCTGGAGATAAATATGTTAGAGTATTTATTAAGGGAATCACTGAACTTTTCAGAGGAGAAAAATAA
- the recQ gene encoding DNA helicase RecQ: MNKLTAKENLILKKYFGYDEFRKGQHDIIKNILQRNDTLAIMPTGGGKSICFQIPALIFEGVTIVISPLISLMKDQVDALNENGIPSVFINSSLSNSQCEIIYNALLFNKYKIIYIAPERLENSRFLSVIKNINISQIAIDEAHCISQWGHDFRVSYKNIKNFIQDINSNPVISAFTATATPEVTEDILESLNIEATIFKNGFKRDNLKFSVFKNVDNLKFIKKFIEEHPEESGIIYTSTRKECEQIYEFLSKEKSVAKYHAGLSDNERMSNQEDFLLDRCKIIVATNAFGMGIDKSNVRWVIHNNLPKDIESYYQEAGRAGRDGLISSCILLYNPKDIIIQKLFIENENLSPEIAKVRYSKLSAMENYTRTNGCLIEYIVNYFENKPLAENCGMCGNCENKGELIDITIEAQKIISCVGRLNNKYGAKLILDILKGSNNARIRENRLNEQSTYGCLKDKSSNYIKTVMDYLIGSDFIESTEGKYPLLKLKESAYIFIKSKETLSMKVLSNDNDSVMKKEKFNDKKTSLPLIPGGEQLFNLLSEYRSKTAHDNHVPSYIIFSDKTIIDICNYKPKEKDDLLKINGIGEAKFEKYGNDILSIVNNYIKK; this comes from the coding sequence ATGAATAAATTAACAGCAAAAGAAAATTTAATTCTAAAAAAATACTTTGGATATGATGAGTTTAGAAAGGGACAACATGATATCATTAAAAATATTTTACAAAGAAATGATACTCTAGCTATTATGCCAACAGGTGGTGGAAAATCTATATGTTTTCAAATACCAGCCTTAATTTTTGAAGGAGTTACTATTGTCATTTCTCCTTTAATATCACTTATGAAAGATCAAGTTGATGCTTTAAATGAAAATGGTATCCCTTCTGTATTTATAAATAGTAGTCTTTCAAATTCACAATGTGAGATTATTTATAATGCTCTTCTTTTTAATAAATACAAAATAATTTATATTGCACCTGAAAGATTAGAGAATTCTAGATTTTTATCAGTAATAAAAAATATTAATATATCTCAAATCGCTATTGACGAAGCTCATTGCATATCTCAGTGGGGACATGACTTTAGAGTTAGCTATAAAAACATTAAAAATTTTATCCAAGATATAAATAGTAATCCAGTAATATCAGCTTTTACAGCTACAGCTACTCCTGAAGTTACTGAAGATATTTTAGAAAGTTTAAATATTGAAGCAACTATATTTAAAAATGGATTTAAAAGAGATAATTTAAAGTTTTCTGTTTTCAAAAATGTAGATAACCTTAAATTTATAAAAAAATTTATTGAAGAACACCCTGAGGAAAGTGGAATAATATATACTTCTACAAGAAAAGAGTGTGAACAAATTTATGAATTTCTTTCTAAAGAAAAGAGTGTTGCTAAATATCACGCTGGTCTTTCTGATAATGAGAGAATGAGTAATCAAGAGGATTTTCTTTTAGATAGATGTAAAATAATTGTCGCAACCAATGCTTTTGGAATGGGTATTGATAAATCCAATGTAAGATGGGTTATTCATAATAACCTACCAAAAGATATTGAAAGTTATTATCAGGAAGCTGGTAGAGCCGGTAGAGATGGTCTTATTTCAAGTTGTATTCTACTTTATAATCCTAAAGATATTATTATTCAAAAATTATTCATTGAAAATGAAAATTTATCTCCAGAAATAGCTAAAGTTAGATACAGTAAACTTTCTGCTATGGAAAATTATACTAGAACTAACGGCTGTCTTATTGAATACATTGTAAACTATTTTGAAAATAAACCTTTGGCTGAGAACTGTGGAATGTGTGGAAATTGTGAAAATAAAGGTGAACTTATTGATATAACTATTGAAGCTCAAAAAATCATTTCATGTGTTGGAAGATTGAATAATAAATATGGCGCAAAGCTAATTTTAGATATTTTAAAAGGTTCTAACAACGCAAGAATTAGAGAAAATCGTTTAAATGAACAGTCTACATATGGGTGCTTAAAAGACAAATCCTCTAACTATATAAAAACAGTTATGGATTACCTTATAGGAAGTGATTTTATTGAAAGTACTGAGGGTAAATACCCACTTTTAAAATTAAAAGAGAGTGCTTATATTTTTATAAAATCTAAAGAAACTTTATCTATGAAAGTTTTAAGTAATGATAATGATTCTGTTATGAAAAAAGAAAAATTCAACGATAAAAAAACTTCTTTACCTCTTATTCCTGGTGGAGAACAGCTATTTAATCTTCTATCAGAATATAGAAGTAAAACTGCTCATGATAATCATGTTCCATCTTATATAATTTTTTCTGATAAAACTATTATTGATATTTGTAATTATAAACCTAAAGAAAAAGATGACCTTCTAAAAATAAATGGAATTGGTGAAGCTAAATTTGAAAAATACGGTAACGATATCCTTTCTATTGTAAATAACTATATAAAAAAATAA